The following coding sequences lie in one Halorarum halophilum genomic window:
- a CDS encoding MFS transporter has translation MSAASEAEGEPEPDPLDAFRQFLALPGDVLVLSLAMFAFSLGFQMTGRYLPEYLSVLGAGSVVIGLYGSVGNLISAVFPYPGGALSDRIGSRSALTLFGVASTLGFVVWWAADPLSTVRFGPTNLAVVVIFLGLFLSQAWKSFGLGATFAVVKQSVPNDKLASGFAATETFRRTAFLLGPLLAAGALSLFEFTEGFRVLLLVAAGAGALATVAQYVLYDAANDSFGKSFEGLGTVVSDLRSLPSPLRPLLVADTLVRFANGMVYVFFVIVVVDFLSVGATFPVVGRLSPAAFFGVLLGIEMAAALLTMVPVARLAERVGLKPVVAIGFAVYAVFPVLLISAPAEPLVVSVPGLAGVGVLELSPAVVLALLFAFSGLRFAGLPAHKALIVGPAERDAGGRVTGTYYLVRNAVTIPSAAAGGLIYGVSPPAAFATATVVGIVGTGYFLVRGEEFAAYA, from the coding sequence ATGTCTGCCGCGTCCGAGGCGGAGGGGGAACCCGAGCCGGATCCACTCGACGCGTTCCGGCAGTTCCTCGCGCTCCCGGGCGACGTGCTCGTCCTCTCGCTCGCGATGTTCGCGTTCAGCCTGGGCTTCCAGATGACGGGGCGCTACCTGCCGGAGTACCTCTCCGTGCTCGGCGCGGGCAGCGTCGTCATCGGCCTGTACGGCAGCGTCGGCAACCTCATCTCGGCCGTCTTCCCGTACCCCGGCGGCGCCCTCTCGGATCGCATCGGCTCCCGCTCGGCGCTCACGCTGTTCGGCGTCGCGTCTACGCTCGGCTTCGTCGTCTGGTGGGCGGCGGACCCGCTGTCGACCGTCCGGTTCGGCCCGACGAACCTCGCGGTCGTCGTGATCTTCCTCGGGCTGTTCCTCTCGCAGGCGTGGAAGTCGTTCGGACTCGGCGCGACGTTCGCCGTGGTGAAGCAGTCGGTGCCGAACGACAAACTGGCGTCGGGGTTCGCCGCGACCGAGACGTTCCGCCGGACCGCGTTCCTGCTCGGCCCGCTGCTCGCCGCCGGTGCGCTCTCGCTGTTCGAGTTCACCGAGGGGTTCCGCGTCCTCCTCCTCGTCGCCGCCGGCGCGGGCGCGCTCGCCACCGTCGCGCAGTACGTCCTCTACGACGCCGCGAACGACTCGTTCGGCAAGTCGTTCGAGGGGCTCGGGACGGTGGTGAGCGACCTCCGGTCGCTCCCCTCGCCCCTCCGCCCGCTGCTCGTCGCGGACACGCTGGTCCGGTTCGCCAACGGGATGGTGTACGTGTTCTTCGTCATCGTCGTCGTCGACTTCCTCTCGGTCGGCGCGACGTTCCCAGTCGTCGGTCGACTGTCCCCGGCGGCGTTCTTCGGCGTCCTGCTCGGGATCGAGATGGCCGCCGCGCTGCTCACGATGGTCCCGGTCGCCCGACTGGCCGAGCGTGTCGGCCTCAAGCCCGTCGTCGCCATCGGCTTCGCGGTGTACGCGGTGTTCCCGGTCCTGCTCATCTCCGCACCGGCCGAGCCCCTCGTCGTCAGCGTTCCGGGTCTGGCAGGCGTCGGGGTCCTCGAACTCTCGCCCGCGGTCGTCCTCGCCCTCCTTTTCGCCTTCTCCGGGCTCCGGTTCGCCGGGCTCCCCGCGCACAAGGCGCTCATCGTCGGCCCGGCCGAGCGGGACGCGGGCGGGCGCGTGACGGGGACGTACTACCTCGTGCGGAACGCGGTCACGATCCCGAGCGCAGCGGCCGGCGGCCTCATCTACGGCGTCTCCCCGCCGGCCGCGTTCGCGACGGCGACCGTCGTGGGGATCGTGGGGACGGGGTACTTCCTCGTCCGCGGCGAGGAGTTCGCCGCCTACGCGTGA
- a CDS encoding potassium channel family protein produces MTREERVEYEPTSVKAVLAEMKDTAELLIDLSYSAVLHGSADLAGEVLELESRMDELQLQARMSVMMAARSPEDAEQLAPVLGVIGAAEKISDAAGDIAKVVLEEVGLPDAIRAALPEAVETLVRAELSADSTYVGRTLAESNVETETGVRIIALRRGSDWLLNPDAGTTLRADDTLFLRGDEDGLRAVYRTATGTAYERPDPSVPSVDDLERAVDSVVLMKNMSELAVDLAYGSVLFNSEAVASEVDELEMEVDALKSRFEAWTLRAAARVDDPVSLRGLVHLASATEVISDAALEISEGVLRGIDAHPVIAEAVEASDEVIVRLEVAPGADLAGETLGERRVKQETGMRVIAVRRPADERDDGEWVISPGPETELRVGDVVLAKGTRAGAERLSLRLGDPREFED; encoded by the coding sequence ATGACCCGCGAGGAGCGCGTCGAGTACGAGCCGACCTCCGTGAAGGCCGTGCTGGCGGAGATGAAAGACACCGCGGAGCTGCTCATCGACCTCTCGTACTCGGCGGTCCTCCACGGGAGCGCCGACCTCGCAGGGGAGGTGCTGGAGCTCGAATCGCGGATGGACGAACTCCAGCTCCAGGCCCGGATGAGCGTGATGATGGCCGCACGCTCGCCCGAGGACGCAGAACAGCTCGCGCCGGTGCTCGGCGTCATCGGCGCCGCGGAGAAAATCAGCGACGCCGCGGGCGACATCGCGAAGGTCGTGCTCGAGGAGGTCGGCCTCCCCGACGCCATCCGCGCCGCGCTGCCCGAGGCCGTCGAAACGCTGGTCCGGGCGGAGCTGTCCGCCGACTCGACCTACGTCGGGCGGACGCTCGCCGAATCGAACGTCGAGACTGAGACCGGCGTCCGCATCATCGCCCTCCGTCGCGGGAGCGACTGGCTGCTCAACCCCGACGCGGGGACGACGCTCCGGGCCGACGACACGCTGTTCCTGCGCGGCGACGAGGACGGCCTCCGCGCCGTGTACCGGACCGCGACCGGCACCGCGTACGAACGCCCGGACCCGTCGGTGCCGAGCGTCGACGACCTCGAACGCGCCGTCGACTCGGTAGTGCTGATGAAGAACATGAGCGAGCTGGCGGTCGACCTCGCGTACGGGTCGGTGCTGTTCAACAGCGAGGCGGTCGCGAGCGAGGTCGACGAACTCGAGATGGAGGTGGACGCGCTGAAATCGCGGTTCGAGGCGTGGACCTTGCGCGCGGCCGCGCGCGTTGACGACCCGGTTTCGCTCCGCGGACTCGTCCACCTCGCGTCCGCGACGGAGGTCATCAGCGACGCGGCCCTTGAGATCAGCGAGGGCGTCCTCCGCGGCATCGACGCCCACCCGGTCATCGCGGAGGCGGTCGAGGCCTCCGACGAGGTCATCGTCCGCCTTGAGGTCGCCCCCGGCGCGGACCTCGCGGGGGAGACGCTCGGGGAGCGCCGGGTGAAACAGGAGACCGGTATGCGGGTCATCGCGGTCAGGCGACCGGCGGACGAGAGGGACGACGGGGAGTGGGTCATCTCGCCCGGTCCGGAGACGGAACTCCGGGTCGGCGACGTGGTGCTCGCGAAGGGGACCCGCGCGGGCGCCGAACGGCTCTCCCTGCGCCTGGGCGATCCGCGCGAGTTCGAGGACTGA
- a CDS encoding PaaI family thioesterase has protein sequence MSDDDPFPELDADHVDLLQSFIESHGFLSWLNLRVEDLDRGRIVMSVPYDEKLVNPGSPVGSIHGGIAATLVDTASGFALRSTFDDPTDGSLATTDLNVTYLRPATDDLRVEAEVLRAGGSMGYTDTVVSSVDPEGEEKDVAVGRTSYRLFRE, from the coding sequence ATGAGCGACGACGACCCGTTTCCCGAGCTGGACGCCGACCACGTCGACCTGCTGCAGTCGTTCATCGAGAGCCACGGCTTCCTCTCGTGGCTGAACCTCCGCGTCGAGGACCTCGACCGTGGCCGGATCGTCATGTCCGTGCCGTACGACGAGAAGCTCGTGAACCCCGGCTCGCCCGTCGGCTCCATCCACGGCGGCATCGCGGCGACGCTCGTCGACACCGCGTCCGGCTTCGCGCTCCGCTCGACGTTCGACGACCCGACGGACGGCTCGTTGGCGACGACAGACCTGAACGTCACCTACCTCCGCCCCGCCACCGACGACCTCCGCGTCGAGGCCGAGGTGCTGCGGGCCGGCGGCTCGATGGGCTACACCGACACCGTCGTCTCCAGCGTCGACCCCGAGGGCGAGGAGAAGGACGTCGCGGTCGGCCGGACGTCGTATCGGCTGTTCCGGGAGTAG
- a CDS encoding proline dehydrogenase family protein: MIPPIASRFVAGESPATAFDHARRANEDGVNVILNLLGEHYRERVPADEDTATYESLIADIGASDLDVCVSVKPSQLGLDVGEGVFRENFRRVVEAGREHGVFVWCDMEDATTTDATLDAFEDLAREHGGGVGQCLQANLRRTREDLDRLDDVPGKLRLVKGAYDEDESIAYTDKANVNEAFREGLELLFSRRDGGIAVGSHDPTMISYAKELHAEHGGDYEVQMLMGVREEAQRELAAEGVEVWQYAPYGDKWLSYFYRRVRERKENLLFAMRAVAGV, encoded by the coding sequence ATGATACCCCCGATCGCGAGCCGGTTCGTCGCGGGCGAGTCGCCGGCGACGGCGTTCGACCACGCGCGGCGGGCCAACGAGGACGGCGTCAACGTCATCCTCAACCTCCTCGGCGAGCACTACCGCGAGCGCGTCCCGGCCGACGAGGACACGGCCACCTACGAGTCCCTGATCGCCGACATCGGCGCCAGCGACCTCGACGTCTGCGTCTCGGTGAAGCCGTCCCAGCTCGGCCTCGACGTGGGCGAGGGCGTGTTCCGCGAGAACTTCCGCCGGGTCGTCGAGGCCGGGCGGGAGCACGGCGTGTTCGTCTGGTGCGACATGGAGGACGCCACCACCACCGACGCGACGCTCGACGCCTTCGAGGACCTGGCACGAGAGCACGGCGGCGGCGTGGGTCAGTGCCTCCAGGCGAACCTCCGGCGCACGCGCGAGGACCTCGACCGCCTCGACGACGTGCCAGGAAAGCTCCGGCTGGTGAAGGGGGCCTACGACGAGGACGAGTCGATCGCCTACACGGACAAGGCGAACGTCAACGAGGCGTTCCGGGAGGGGCTGGAGCTCCTGTTCAGCCGGCGGGATGGCGGCATCGCCGTGGGGAGCCACGACCCGACGATGATCTCCTACGCGAAGGAGCTCCACGCGGAGCACGGGGGCGACTACGAGGTCCAGATGCTCATGGGCGTCCGCGAGGAGGCCCAGCGCGAGCTGGCGGCTGAGGGCGTCGAGGTGTGGCAGTACGCCCCCTACGGCGACAAGTGGCTCTCGTACTTCTACCGGCGCGTGCGCGAGCGCAAGGAGAACCTCCTGTTCGCGATGCGGGCGGTCGCCGGCGTCTGA
- a CDS encoding DUF502 domain-containing protein → MSTWKRDFASGLVVVVPLLVILFVANWLYTQLLELPFVPTVHWDSPPPGMADWLVVFVVNLLQVFIVLVVFVLVVFAAGYMMRTTAGRFAEGFVDGAINRVPVLRVLYNASKLAVETALTGTDELQAPVRIEPWEGMRMTAFKTGKRTEDGREVLFMPTAPNITTGFVLEVESENVTYTNERVEEALTRILSAGFGEGDGGPVSASDLGGAAADGEASGNGTGDAARED, encoded by the coding sequence ATGTCTACGTGGAAGCGGGACTTCGCCAGCGGGCTCGTTGTCGTCGTTCCGTTGCTGGTCATCCTGTTCGTCGCGAACTGGCTCTACACGCAGCTCCTTGAGCTGCCGTTCGTGCCGACAGTCCACTGGGATTCACCGCCGCCGGGCATGGCCGACTGGCTCGTCGTGTTCGTCGTGAACCTCCTGCAGGTGTTCATCGTCCTCGTCGTGTTCGTCCTCGTCGTGTTCGCGGCGGGGTACATGATGCGGACGACCGCCGGGCGCTTCGCGGAGGGGTTCGTCGACGGCGCCATCAACCGCGTCCCCGTCCTCCGGGTGCTGTACAACGCCTCGAAGCTCGCGGTCGAGACTGCCCTGACGGGGACCGACGAGCTCCAGGCGCCCGTCCGCATCGAGCCCTGGGAGGGGATGCGCATGACCGCCTTCAAGACGGGCAAGCGGACGGAAGACGGTCGCGAGGTCCTGTTCATGCCGACCGCGCCGAACATCACCACTGGCTTCGTCCTCGAGGTCGAGTCCGAGAACGTCACCTACACCAACGAGCGCGTCGAGGAGGCGCTCACCCGCATCCTCTCGGCCGGCTTCGGGGAGGGCGACGGCGGGCCGGTGAGCGCGAGCGACCTCGGGGGGGCCGCCGCCGACGGCGAAGCGAGCGGGAACGGGACGGGCGACGCGGCGCGCGAGGACTGA
- a CDS encoding NAD(P)/FAD-dependent oxidoreductase has product MPKVAIVGGGPAGLSAALFTAKNDLDTVVFDTDETWMHKAHLYNYLAIDDIGGTEFIERARDQVERFEAELRVGEEVTDVERDGSGFTVRTDDGEYDAEYVVFATGTDTELPEELGCELTEGGLVDVDLNMRTSVEDAFAVGSMIRDQKWEAVVSAGDGGAAALQIMSDEAGEPVHDFDTPDED; this is encoded by the coding sequence ATGCCGAAAGTCGCCATCGTTGGAGGGGGTCCCGCCGGGTTGAGCGCCGCGCTGTTCACCGCGAAGAACGACCTCGACACCGTCGTCTTTGACACCGACGAGACGTGGATGCACAAGGCCCACCTCTACAACTACCTCGCCATCGACGACATCGGGGGGACCGAGTTCATCGAGAGGGCGCGCGACCAGGTCGAACGCTTCGAGGCCGAGCTCCGCGTCGGCGAGGAGGTGACGGACGTCGAGCGGGACGGCTCCGGGTTCACCGTGCGGACCGACGACGGCGAATACGACGCCGAGTACGTCGTCTTCGCGACGGGCACGGACACCGAACTCCCCGAGGAGCTCGGCTGCGAGCTCACGGAGGGCGGACTCGTCGACGTCGACCTGAACATGCGGACGAGCGTCGAGGACGCCTTCGCGGTCGGATCGATGATCCGCGACCAGAAGTGGGAGGCCGTCGTCTCCGCCGGCGACGGCGGCGCGGCCGCCCTCCAGATCATGAGCGACGAGGCAGGCGAACCGGTCCACGACTTCGACACGCCGGACGAGGACTGA
- a CDS encoding DUF7536 family protein has translation MTRDTSEAGTGDNPGASAERAPDGTPDRPPRTAFLEALSVRRNALAGGVVGLTLAVVVYLVRVFELLGPNLGTREYPVLGPEGYFLLLGFVLASATALLVATALTVVSAVRLARREV, from the coding sequence GTGACGCGAGACACGTCGGAAGCCGGGACGGGGGACAACCCGGGCGCGAGCGCCGAGCGCGCTCCCGACGGCACACCCGACCGGCCCCCGCGGACCGCGTTCCTCGAGGCGCTCTCGGTGCGGCGGAACGCGCTCGCGGGCGGCGTGGTGGGGTTGACGCTCGCGGTGGTCGTCTACCTCGTTCGGGTGTTCGAACTCCTCGGACCGAACCTCGGCACCCGCGAGTACCCGGTGCTCGGTCCGGAGGGCTACTTCCTGCTGCTCGGGTTCGTGCTCGCGAGCGCGACGGCGCTCCTCGTCGCGACGGCGCTCACGGTCGTCTCGGCCGTTCGGCTGGCACGCCGCGAGGTGTAG
- a CDS encoding CDP-2,3-bis-(O-geranylgeranyl)-sn-glycerol synthase: MLELVVGALWAMLPAYVPNNAAVLAGGGRPIDGRRTWEGRRLLGDGKTWRGTAIGVLAGVALALLLDAVAEPIGASLGIGLPGFPIAAGLGLALGAMLGDIAASFLKRRTGRDRGASFPVLDQLDFVAGALALAVLFAPVWFADTFSLARIAVVVVVTPLLHVGTNVVAYAAGLKAEPW, translated from the coding sequence ATGCTCGAACTCGTCGTGGGCGCGCTCTGGGCGATGCTCCCCGCCTACGTCCCCAACAACGCCGCGGTGCTTGCCGGCGGGGGCCGGCCCATCGACGGCAGGCGGACGTGGGAAGGCCGACGACTCCTGGGCGACGGGAAGACGTGGCGCGGCACCGCCATCGGCGTCCTCGCCGGCGTCGCCCTCGCGCTCCTCCTCGACGCCGTCGCGGAGCCGATCGGCGCCTCGCTCGGCATCGGCCTCCCTGGGTTCCCGATCGCGGCCGGGCTGGGGCTCGCGCTCGGCGCGATGCTCGGCGACATCGCCGCGTCGTTCCTCAAGCGCCGGACCGGCCGGGACCGCGGCGCCTCGTTCCCGGTGCTCGACCAGCTCGACTTCGTCGCCGGCGCGCTCGCGCTCGCCGTGCTGTTCGCCCCGGTGTGGTTCGCGGACACCTTCTCGCTGGCCCGGATCGCCGTCGTCGTCGTCGTCACGCCGCTGCTCCACGTCGGCACGAACGTCGTCGCGTACGCGGCCGGTCTGAAGGCCGAGCCGTGGTGA